The Klebsiella sp. RHBSTW-00484 genome includes a window with the following:
- the plsX gene encoding phosphate acyltransferase PlsX, giving the protein MTRLTLALDVMGGDFGPSVTVPAALQALNSNYQLTLLLVGDPDTITPLLAKADFEQRSRLQVIPAQSVIASDARPAQAIRASRGSSMRVALELVKEGRAQACVSAGNTGALMGLAKLLLKPIEGIERPALVTMLPHQQKGKTVVLDLGANVDCDSTMLVQFAVMGAVLAEEVIGIQNPRVALLNIGEEEMKGLSSIRDAAAVLKTLPTLNYIGYLEANELLTGKTDVLVCDGFTGNVTLKTMEGVVRMFLSLLKSQGEGKKRSWWLLLLKRWLQKSLSRRFSHLNPDQYNGACLLGLRGSVIKSHGAANQRAFSVAIEQAVQAVQRQIPQRIAARLESLYPTGFELPEGGRSGSSGSQTGITGND; this is encoded by the coding sequence TTGACACGTCTAACCCTGGCGTTAGATGTCATGGGGGGAGATTTCGGACCCTCCGTGACAGTGCCTGCAGCATTGCAGGCACTGAACTCTAATTATCAACTCACACTTCTTTTAGTCGGCGATCCCGACACTATCACGCCATTACTAGCCAAAGCTGATTTTGAACAACGTTCACGTCTGCAGGTGATTCCTGCGCAGTCAGTTATTGCCAGTGATGCGCGACCCGCACAAGCGATCCGCGCCAGTCGCGGTAGCTCAATGCGCGTGGCGCTGGAATTAGTGAAAGAAGGACGGGCACAGGCCTGCGTTAGTGCCGGTAATACCGGGGCGCTGATGGGGTTGGCTAAACTATTGCTCAAACCCATCGAAGGTATTGAGCGTCCTGCGCTGGTAACGATGCTACCGCATCAGCAAAAGGGCAAAACGGTGGTGCTGGATTTAGGCGCTAACGTAGATTGCGATAGTACTATGCTGGTGCAGTTTGCGGTGATGGGGGCAGTTTTAGCCGAAGAGGTCATCGGTATTCAAAATCCCCGGGTTGCATTACTGAACATTGGCGAAGAAGAGATGAAAGGTCTCAGCAGTATTCGCGATGCGGCGGCGGTTTTAAAAACCTTGCCAACCCTCAACTATATTGGCTATCTGGAAGCCAACGAGTTGTTGACGGGTAAGACGGATGTTTTGGTTTGTGATGGATTCACGGGCAACGTCACATTAAAAACGATGGAAGGTGTGGTCAGAATGTTCCTTTCACTGTTGAAATCACAGGGAGAGGGGAAAAAAAGGTCGTGGTGGCTGCTTTTATTAAAGCGTTGGTTACAAAAAAGCCTGTCGAGGCGATTCAGTCACCTCAACCCCGACCAGTATAATGGCGCCTGTCTGTTAGGATTGCGCGGTTCCGTGATTAAAAGTCACGGTGCTGCCAATCAGCGCGCCTTTAGCGTAGCGATAGAGCAGGCAGTGCAGGCGGTGCAGCGGCAGATCCCTCAGCGGATTGCCGCTCGCCTGGAATCTTTATACCCTACAGGTTTCGAACTGCCTGAGGGCGGCAGAAGCGGGAGTTCCGGTTCTCAGACTGGGATAACTGGTAACGACTGA
- the rpmF gene encoding 50S ribosomal protein L32 — translation MAVQQNKPTRSKRGMRRSHDALTAVTSLSVDKTSGEKHLRHHITADGFYRGRKVIAK, via the coding sequence ATGGCCGTACAACAGAATAAACCAACCCGTTCCAAACGTGGCATGCGTCGTTCCCATGACGCTCTGACCGCAGTCACCAGCCTGTCTGTAGACAAAACTTCTGGTGAGAAACACCTGCGTCACCACATCACTGCCGACGGTTTCTACCGCGGTCGCAAGGTAATCGCTAAGTAA
- the yceD gene encoding 23S rRNA accumulation protein YceD encodes MQKVKLPLTLDPVRTAQKRLDYQGIYTRDQVVRVADSVVSVDSDVECSISFAIDNQRLAVINGDATVSVTLECQRCGKPFPYHVHTTYCFSPVRNDEQAEALPEAYEPIEVNEFGEIDLQALVEDEIILFLPVVPVHDSEHCEVSDADMVFGELPEEAQKPNPFAVLASLKHK; translated from the coding sequence ATGCAAAAGGTAAAATTACCCCTGACTCTCGATCCGGTTCGCACGGCTCAAAAACGCTTAGATTACCAAGGTATCTATACCCGTGATCAAGTTGTGCGTGTCGCCGATTCTGTAGTCAGCGTGGACAGCGATGTGGAATGCAGCATATCGTTCGCTATTGATAATCAGCGCCTTGCCGTGATAAACGGCGATGCAACGGTGTCGGTAACCCTCGAATGCCAGCGTTGCGGGAAACCGTTTCCTTATCATGTCCACACAACGTATTGTTTCAGCCCCGTCAGAAATGACGAACAGGCGGAAGCACTGCCGGAAGCGTATGAGCCGATTGAGGTTAACGAATTCGGTGAAATCGATCTGCAGGCGCTGGTTGAAGATGAAATTATCCTCTTCTTGCCTGTAGTTCCGGTGCATGATTCTGAACACTGTGAAGTGTCCGACGCGGACATGGTCTTTGGCGAACTGCCTGAAGAGGCACAAAAACCAAACCCATTTGCCGTATTAGCCAGCTTAAAGCATAAGTAA
- a CDS encoding Maf family protein: MSELILASTSPWRRMLLEKLSVPFECAAPDVDETPLPGESARQLVMRLAQAKAQALAERFPHHLIIGSDQVCVLDGEITGKPHSEENAHRQLKKASGTIVTFYTGLALYNSTNGHLQTECEPFDVHFRRLSDQEIDSYVRKENPLQCAGSFKSEGLGITLFERLEGRDPNALVGLPLIALCQMLRREGFNPLLT; this comes from the coding sequence ATGTCTGAACTGATCCTGGCGTCAACCTCTCCATGGCGGCGAATGCTGCTGGAGAAGCTTTCAGTGCCTTTTGAATGCGCAGCACCGGACGTTGATGAAACGCCGCTGCCAGGTGAATCGGCACGCCAGCTGGTGATGCGTCTGGCACAAGCAAAGGCCCAAGCCCTCGCCGAACGCTTTCCACACCACCTTATTATAGGTTCCGATCAGGTTTGCGTCCTGGATGGTGAAATCACTGGCAAACCACATAGCGAAGAAAACGCCCATCGTCAGCTAAAGAAAGCCAGCGGCACCATCGTGACCTTCTACACCGGTCTGGCACTGTACAATTCAACTAATGGTCATTTACAGACCGAATGCGAACCCTTTGACGTTCATTTCCGCCGTTTAAGCGACCAGGAAATTGACAGCTATGTGCGCAAAGAAAACCCACTACAATGCGCTGGAAGTTTCAAAAGCGAAGGATTAGGCATCACGCTTTTTGAACGTCTTGAAGGCCGCGACCCAAATGCACTGGTCGGCCTACCGTTAATCGCCTTATGCCAAATGCTCCGCCGGGAAGGATTTAACCCCTTACTCACATAA
- a CDS encoding sulfite exporter TauE/SafE family protein: MSFNTDFILVGLMQIVGFFVQGCTGFGCTVIAASVTNGLLGTSVGVPYGTLITLPFLYFLAVRTWRDVSWKDLGKIVALCVPGILVGNYLFYTISPNVAKICIGAMVTIIAVMNIYKHIVNPLIFKKVEAVNVPDTTVKKCFRYGCLILGGVVHGAFTIGGPLITVYTIEAVKEKEKFRNTMNMVWVVFNTWNAFNQYRNGAWTEHLGGALTVGFPMAAIGFFLGMAFLQRINKETFLRIVYCVLLFVGGNMLFTSLMALA, from the coding sequence ATGAGTTTCAATACTGATTTTATACTTGTCGGTTTAATGCAAATTGTCGGTTTTTTTGTTCAGGGATGTACCGGATTTGGCTGTACCGTTATCGCGGCATCAGTGACCAACGGTTTACTAGGAACATCGGTAGGGGTACCTTATGGTACGTTGATTACCTTACCTTTTTTATATTTTCTGGCGGTCAGAACCTGGCGCGATGTTTCCTGGAAAGATTTAGGGAAAATAGTCGCCCTGTGCGTTCCGGGAATATTAGTCGGTAACTACTTATTTTATACAATTAGTCCCAATGTAGCGAAAATCTGTATTGGCGCAATGGTCACGATTATTGCAGTAATGAACATTTACAAGCATATCGTCAATCCGTTGATCTTTAAAAAAGTAGAAGCCGTAAATGTGCCAGATACGACAGTGAAAAAATGTTTTCGCTATGGCTGCCTTATTTTAGGTGGTGTCGTACACGGTGCATTTACTATTGGTGGTCCGCTGATTACCGTTTACACCATCGAAGCCGTTAAGGAAAAAGAAAAATTCCGTAATACCATGAATATGGTATGGGTGGTATTTAACACCTGGAACGCATTTAACCAGTATCGTAATGGCGCGTGGACGGAGCATCTTGGGGGCGCACTGACAGTCGGTTTCCCTATGGCGGCGATTGGCTTCTTCCTGGGAATGGCCTTCCTGCAGCGCATTAATAAAGAGACGTTCCTGCGCATCGTGTATTGCGTGCTGTTATTTGTCGGCGGCAACATGCTGTTTACCAGCCTGATGGCTCTTGCGTAA
- the hpfG gene encoding (2S)-3-sulfopropanediol dehydratase translates to MKVNHTTACGTQPFDKTYSLGYQVHHEDWSPYPRVNRLRQAFLDRPYDIDVERLRLVTEAYQKHEDAPRKLKCARAFENILLNTKLYIYDEDLILGEIAAPAKASPIYPEFSVNWIINEILHSPFEERANDQFYIRNDKERKEIVELCQYWEGKTVDDLINSRLEKDQTKGSEVGEKIFQTNLYHYAGAGHLAIDYARLMAVGYNGLIDNAQAGLEKLSKRDPEYGDKRDFYTAMIIELEAAKKYIARYAKLAKESAEKEENPQRKQELETMALNCQQIAGGVPQTFWQALQLFNFATTLIQIESNGHSISYGRMDQWLYPWFAADMKNNTMTKEFALELIEVQYVKMNNPTKLKDKGTVAVRNGRGFGGESLTLGGVDREGNDATNDLTMLMLEGSAHTRMMNPWVCVRMHENTPYELKIKTVECIRAGYGHPKLFNDAPSIKGMMRKGMTLEEARDYCVVGCVELDLAGKEYGWHDAAYVNTPKMMEMVVNGGRSLSTGEQLGPDTGSLDTYKSFDEVLASVDQQFEYWTDQMCSSLNIIDNAHRELKPVPYVSAFYEDCMISGKDLTEGGAKYNGIAPQAAGMATCADSLATIKQLVFDEKRYSGAEMLQAVKDNWVGHEKLYALVNSSKVRHYGNDDDYADDLFKFMFECYCRHISGRKTPRGGEFSPGVYSVNANVGMGLNTNASIDGRKKFEPISDNMGPVHTDGGSHDICGPTALVNSLTKVDHSLATNGTLMNLRFPQEAVAGVEGRDNLLSFIDEYIAKQAMHVQFNIMSSATMRAAQKKPEDYKDMLVRVAGYSAYFVELGKPLQKDLIQRTELHF, encoded by the coding sequence ATGAAAGTGAATCATACTACTGCATGTGGGACCCAGCCTTTTGATAAGACCTATAGCCTGGGCTATCAAGTTCATCATGAAGACTGGTCTCCATATCCCCGTGTCAATCGCCTGCGGCAGGCGTTTCTCGACAGGCCTTATGATATTGATGTTGAACGCTTAAGACTGGTAACTGAAGCATATCAGAAGCATGAAGATGCACCGCGTAAGCTGAAGTGTGCCAGGGCGTTTGAAAACATCCTGCTGAATACCAAGTTATATATTTATGATGAAGATCTTATTCTTGGTGAAATAGCTGCCCCGGCCAAAGCATCACCGATATATCCTGAGTTCTCTGTTAACTGGATCATTAATGAGATCCTGCATTCTCCTTTTGAAGAACGTGCCAACGATCAGTTTTATATTCGCAATGATAAGGAACGCAAGGAAATCGTTGAACTTTGCCAATATTGGGAAGGTAAAACCGTTGATGATTTGATCAACAGTCGGCTTGAAAAAGATCAGACTAAAGGGTCTGAAGTTGGCGAGAAGATATTCCAGACCAATCTTTATCATTATGCCGGAGCAGGGCATCTGGCGATTGATTACGCCCGTTTAATGGCTGTGGGTTATAACGGTCTGATCGACAATGCTCAAGCCGGATTGGAAAAGTTAAGCAAGCGTGATCCTGAATATGGCGACAAGCGTGACTTCTATACAGCGATGATTATCGAACTTGAAGCGGCTAAAAAATATATTGCGCGATATGCAAAATTGGCTAAAGAGTCTGCTGAAAAAGAAGAAAACCCGCAGAGAAAGCAAGAGCTCGAAACCATGGCGTTAAACTGTCAGCAGATCGCCGGTGGGGTACCGCAGACATTCTGGCAAGCGCTGCAGTTGTTCAATTTCGCCACAACGCTAATCCAAATTGAAAGTAATGGGCACTCCATTTCCTATGGCCGCATGGATCAGTGGCTTTATCCGTGGTTCGCGGCGGATATGAAGAACAACACGATGACTAAAGAGTTCGCACTTGAGTTAATCGAAGTTCAGTACGTGAAGATGAATAACCCCACCAAGCTAAAAGACAAAGGCACCGTTGCGGTGCGTAACGGTCGTGGTTTTGGCGGTGAAAGCCTGACTCTTGGCGGCGTCGATCGCGAGGGGAATGATGCGACTAACGATCTGACGATGCTGATGCTGGAAGGTTCAGCCCATACGCGAATGATGAACCCGTGGGTTTGTGTTCGCATGCATGAAAATACGCCTTATGAACTAAAAATTAAGACCGTTGAGTGTATCCGTGCGGGTTACGGACATCCGAAGCTATTCAATGATGCGCCTTCTATTAAAGGCATGATGCGTAAAGGAATGACTCTCGAAGAGGCCAGAGATTACTGCGTTGTTGGCTGCGTCGAGCTGGATTTAGCGGGTAAAGAATATGGCTGGCATGATGCGGCTTATGTGAATACGCCAAAAATGATGGAGATGGTGGTCAACGGTGGCCGTAGCCTGAGTACCGGTGAGCAGTTGGGGCCTGATACCGGCAGCCTGGATACCTATAAGAGTTTCGATGAAGTTCTGGCAAGCGTCGATCAACAGTTTGAATACTGGACCGATCAAATGTGCAGTAGTCTGAATATTATCGACAACGCACACCGCGAGCTAAAGCCTGTTCCCTACGTCTCCGCTTTCTATGAAGACTGTATGATTTCAGGTAAGGATTTGACTGAAGGCGGCGCGAAGTACAACGGTATCGCTCCGCAGGCAGCGGGTATGGCGACCTGTGCTGACAGCCTGGCAACCATCAAACAGTTGGTGTTCGACGAGAAGCGTTATAGCGGTGCCGAGATGCTGCAGGCAGTTAAGGACAACTGGGTCGGCCATGAAAAACTGTACGCATTGGTCAATAGCTCGAAGGTGCGCCACTACGGCAACGATGATGATTATGCGGATGATCTGTTCAAATTCATGTTTGAATGCTATTGCCGCCATATCAGCGGTAGAAAGACGCCGCGTGGGGGAGAATTCAGTCCAGGCGTTTATTCCGTGAATGCCAACGTCGGCATGGGTCTGAACACAAATGCTTCTATTGATGGACGTAAAAAATTTGAGCCTATCTCCGATAACATGGGGCCAGTTCACACTGACGGCGGCTCTCATGACATCTGCGGGCCAACAGCGTTAGTCAATTCATTAACCAAAGTTGACCATAGCCTGGCAACCAACGGTACTCTGATGAATCTTCGATTCCCACAAGAAGCGGTGGCTGGGGTCGAAGGGCGCGATAATCTGCTGAGTTTTATTGATGAGTATATTGCCAAGCAGGCGATGCATGTTCAGTTCAATATCATGAGCTCGGCTACCATGCGCGCCGCGCAGAAAAAGCCGGAGGATTATAAAGATATGCTGGTTCGCGTTGCGGGTTATAGCGCTTATTTTGTCGAACTCGGCAAACCGTTACAGAAAGATTTGATTCAGCGCACTGAACTTCATTTCTGA
- the hpfH gene encoding (2S)-3-sulfopropanediol dehydratase activating enzyme produces the protein MNQSPPPGIIFNIQRFTIHDGPGLRTELFLKGCPLRCEWCSNPESFMPYPQVGVYKTKCISYKKCAACEDICPQKNVLQFTRGKLTSIDRRDCTNCLACHNACPSDAIKLWGKSMSVEECMEEIRKDKGYYERSGGGVTVSGGEPLLQSDFVAKLFQACRNEGIQTCLESSLYVPWKKVQNVLPYTDLIISDIKHMDPGIHKKYTKVSNDKILKNLIKLTAEKRDIILRIPVIPNVNDDMANIEATADFILNELGGKIRTLQLLSFMRLGEEKYTALGLPYKMKNVKVNRRSFQKHIQMLAEYFNQRGIHCVVGTKEK, from the coding sequence ATGAATCAATCACCACCACCAGGGATTATTTTCAATATTCAGCGCTTCACTATCCATGATGGTCCAGGTCTGCGCACTGAGTTATTCCTGAAAGGGTGCCCGTTACGTTGTGAATGGTGCAGCAATCCTGAAAGTTTTATGCCCTACCCGCAGGTGGGAGTCTATAAAACAAAATGCATTTCTTATAAAAAGTGCGCTGCTTGTGAAGACATTTGCCCGCAGAAAAATGTACTACAGTTTACTCGTGGAAAACTAACTTCAATAGATCGCCGCGACTGCACAAATTGCCTGGCTTGTCATAATGCCTGTCCTTCTGATGCGATTAAGCTATGGGGAAAATCCATGTCGGTAGAAGAGTGCATGGAAGAGATTCGTAAAGATAAAGGCTATTATGAACGCTCTGGTGGTGGGGTGACGGTTTCTGGTGGCGAACCCTTATTACAAAGTGATTTTGTCGCTAAACTGTTTCAAGCATGTAGGAATGAGGGAATTCAGACTTGTCTTGAGTCATCGTTATATGTGCCATGGAAAAAAGTTCAGAATGTTCTGCCGTACACCGACCTTATTATTTCAGATATTAAACATATGGATCCTGGAATTCATAAAAAATATACTAAAGTATCTAATGATAAAATTCTGAAGAATTTAATAAAGTTGACGGCAGAAAAACGTGACATTATTTTGCGTATTCCGGTTATTCCAAATGTGAATGATGATATGGCGAATATAGAAGCCACAGCCGATTTTATTCTTAATGAACTCGGTGGGAAAATCCGCACATTACAGCTCTTAAGCTTTATGCGTCTTGGTGAAGAGAAATATACTGCGCTGGGCCTTCCTTATAAAATGAAAAACGTGAAGGTTAATCGCAGGTCATTTCAAAAGCATATCCAGATGCTAGCCGAATATTTTAACCAGCGCGGCATTCATTGCGTGGTGGGGACAAAAGAAAAATAG
- a CDS encoding response regulator transcription factor gives MNYESVGQLNFFSEMSERQISAREFFSSVLLDSLERNFGFKKILISYFDTQGKFLSWVNWDGIHLDGKEHPYRKFIANDVVRHVIHQEAVADQLTYFNVTPRLYKSTDIINTIDYEHSGYVRFLEENFQQHYGVTMAFGINAYIQVAFFKNQQEGDFTDNEIATLNKIYVYVANSYKNFKKHEQAKIVSNIQNEIISSGEKAYLITDDFMHIMSSNEMAQEYLKDILGPSITEEISSTKPCNWLPFLLGNEGEGATTNRVQTRVIKDYIFKIYTYDQNYSNGIIDTYHWITISLKEDRKVNDYSGVKLPLTQAEQKVAGLMYNGLTYQAIADELVISYHTVKKHIQNIYIKCGVNSRFQLYKWFEDK, from the coding sequence ATGAACTACGAAAGTGTTGGTCAGTTAAATTTTTTTTCGGAAATGTCAGAACGACAAATATCTGCGCGGGAATTTTTTAGTAGCGTCTTATTGGATTCTCTCGAGCGAAACTTTGGTTTCAAAAAAATCTTAATTTCATATTTCGATACCCAGGGGAAGTTTCTTTCATGGGTCAACTGGGATGGTATTCATCTTGATGGTAAAGAGCATCCATACCGTAAGTTTATCGCGAATGATGTTGTCAGGCATGTGATACATCAGGAAGCGGTGGCCGATCAACTCACTTACTTTAATGTCACACCTAGACTATATAAATCAACCGATATTATTAACACGATCGATTATGAACACTCTGGTTACGTGCGATTTCTCGAGGAAAATTTCCAGCAGCATTATGGCGTGACAATGGCATTTGGTATCAATGCCTATATTCAGGTGGCTTTTTTTAAAAATCAGCAAGAGGGCGACTTCACTGATAATGAAATAGCTACGTTAAATAAAATATATGTTTATGTAGCCAACTCATACAAAAACTTCAAGAAGCACGAACAGGCTAAAATTGTCTCAAACATTCAAAATGAGATCATCTCTTCCGGTGAGAAAGCATACTTAATCACTGATGATTTTATGCACATCATGAGTTCGAATGAAATGGCACAGGAGTATTTGAAAGATATTCTTGGCCCATCAATTACTGAAGAAATTAGCAGTACTAAACCTTGTAACTGGCTGCCATTTTTATTGGGTAACGAAGGTGAGGGGGCAACCACAAATCGTGTCCAGACGCGGGTGATAAAAGACTATATTTTTAAGATCTATACTTATGATCAGAACTATTCCAACGGAATTATTGATACCTACCATTGGATCACCATTTCTCTGAAAGAAGACCGTAAAGTTAACGATTATTCTGGCGTCAAATTACCTCTAACTCAGGCAGAGCAGAAAGTTGCCGGGCTGATGTATAACGGGTTAACATATCAGGCAATTGCTGATGAACTGGTTATTAGTTACCATACTGTAAAAAAACATATACAAAATATATACATTAAATGCGGTGTTAATAGTCGTTTTCAATTATATAAATGGTTTGAAGATAAATAG
- a CDS encoding iron-containing alcohol dehydrogenase: protein MMKGFNFKIPQNIEFGIGCLNKLPQILKENHSENVLLISDPGLEGLGVVKKIEDIIASAGIHHTTWLGVIPNPTVDVVNEATAVYKKCGATSIVALGGGSSIDVAKAVGVLVNYGGSITDYEGSNKVPGPIVPMIAIPTTAGTGSEVTASSVITDEARNYKLSVISYEILPKYALLDPELIMTAPSHIAAACGIDALIHALEAYLSTSASPFSDAMAEKAMELIGGSLRRFIANRKDEAAACDMMLGSNFAGIAFAWARLGNVHAMSHPVSAFFHVPHGVANAILLPTVIEYNALADCGRYEVIYNYIREGNGVLNGFKPQMLVEEIKKLNVDCGIPDSLSAVGVKAEMIPDMAKDAMKSGNILVNPRQSTLKDIIALYEKAL from the coding sequence ATGATGAAAGGCTTTAACTTTAAAATACCGCAAAACATTGAGTTTGGTATCGGCTGCCTAAATAAACTGCCGCAAATCTTAAAGGAAAATCATTCTGAAAATGTGCTCTTGATTTCCGACCCCGGTCTCGAAGGTCTTGGGGTAGTAAAAAAGATAGAAGATATTATTGCTTCAGCGGGAATTCATCATACCACCTGGTTGGGAGTGATTCCGAATCCGACTGTAGACGTCGTAAATGAAGCAACTGCGGTATACAAGAAATGTGGAGCAACGAGTATCGTGGCGCTCGGCGGAGGCAGTTCGATAGATGTTGCGAAAGCAGTGGGAGTATTAGTTAATTACGGTGGAAGTATCACTGACTACGAAGGGAGCAATAAAGTACCTGGACCGATTGTTCCGATGATCGCGATCCCGACCACGGCGGGAACGGGGAGTGAGGTCACGGCTTCGTCAGTCATTACGGATGAAGCCAGGAACTATAAACTCTCCGTTATCAGTTATGAGATTCTGCCCAAATATGCACTTTTGGACCCCGAATTGATAATGACAGCACCATCACATATTGCTGCTGCATGCGGTATTGATGCGCTGATTCATGCCTTAGAAGCCTATCTATCCACCAGCGCCTCTCCGTTTTCTGATGCCATGGCAGAAAAAGCGATGGAATTAATTGGTGGTAGCCTGCGTCGGTTTATTGCGAATAGAAAAGATGAGGCAGCAGCATGTGACATGATGCTGGGAAGTAATTTTGCCGGTATCGCCTTCGCGTGGGCCAGATTGGGTAATGTGCATGCGATGAGCCATCCGGTAAGCGCTTTTTTCCATGTGCCCCATGGTGTCGCGAACGCAATCCTTCTGCCAACAGTGATTGAGTATAATGCGCTTGCCGATTGTGGACGCTATGAGGTGATTTATAATTATATCCGTGAAGGTAATGGCGTATTAAATGGGTTTAAGCCGCAGATGCTTGTTGAGGAAATCAAAAAACTTAATGTCGATTGTGGAATCCCTGACTCACTGTCTGCTGTTGGTGTTAAGGCTGAGATGATCCCTGACATGGCAAAAGATGCTATGAAAAGCGGTAATATTCTGGTGAATCCACGGCAGTCGACATTAAAGGATATTATTGCACTTTACGAAAAGGCGTTATGA
- a CDS encoding SLC13 family permease, translated as MNNSRRLVYLLSGPIIFIVAILLFSHSLTTPGAQAVGTLLWMIFWWVTRPVHVAVTSLLPIIINALFNIVPMGSITAQYWSDSIILIFGSGLLCIPWASIGLDRRVALKVLSLIGPSMKSQITVWLLASIVASTILPNVMVCALFTPIAIAMLAASGYDDIPSCKPAVPILLAIGWGVGIGGVGSPLGGAMNLAAISILEERIGHEFMYVDWLIRMAPFYIIISIVSLACMLLMPMKIKMLNGTREYFEKNYRELGPMTRDEKACASLFILGLIGAFARPLYAPIFPALSPAHLYLILGCLCFVITTVKKGPMLTWEMAQQETMWGMLILFGGGLALGKLVNDSGASVGIASLISQLSLDGGLLTIIVFVVLARIISESTNSTASAAVVLPIVLGFTTKLGLNPIPYWFITVMAFNAEFMLPISVRAIPVAYGLDARAMFKGGSLMALIHIIFVVIVGYTCLKFWPTFSQLSDFMK; from the coding sequence ATGAATAACTCACGACGCTTGGTATATCTCTTAAGCGGCCCTATCATTTTTATTGTGGCTATCCTGCTTTTTTCACATAGCCTGACAACCCCAGGCGCACAGGCTGTCGGTACCTTGCTGTGGATGATCTTTTGGTGGGTTACACGCCCGGTGCACGTTGCCGTAACCAGCCTCCTGCCAATTATTATCAACGCGCTCTTTAATATTGTGCCGATGGGGAGCATTACAGCCCAGTATTGGTCCGATAGCATCATCCTTATTTTTGGTTCGGGACTGCTGTGCATCCCCTGGGCTTCGATTGGTTTAGATCGCCGGGTTGCTTTAAAAGTTCTTTCTCTTATCGGCCCATCAATGAAGTCGCAGATTACGGTCTGGTTGCTTGCCAGCATCGTAGCTTCAACCATTCTCCCGAATGTGATGGTTTGCGCATTGTTTACGCCTATTGCTATCGCCATGCTGGCAGCGTCAGGTTATGACGATATACCTTCATGTAAACCAGCGGTTCCAATCCTGTTGGCGATTGGCTGGGGGGTTGGTATTGGTGGTGTAGGGAGTCCTCTGGGGGGGGCGATGAACCTTGCGGCTATCTCAATTCTTGAAGAGCGTATTGGTCACGAGTTTATGTACGTTGACTGGCTCATTCGTATGGCACCGTTTTACATCATTATTTCGATTGTCAGCCTTGCCTGTATGCTGCTGATGCCGATGAAAATTAAAATGCTAAATGGAACGCGCGAGTACTTTGAAAAGAATTACCGCGAACTGGGTCCGATGACGCGTGATGAGAAAGCCTGCGCTTCGCTGTTCATTTTAGGCCTGATTGGCGCTTTTGCGCGTCCCCTGTATGCACCTATTTTTCCGGCACTGTCTCCCGCTCATTTATATCTGATTCTTGGTTGCCTGTGCTTTGTGATAACTACGGTCAAAAAAGGACCGATGCTGACCTGGGAGATGGCGCAACAAGAGACTATGTGGGGAATGCTTATTCTCTTTGGCGGTGGTTTAGCGTTAGGAAAATTGGTGAATGACTCTGGTGCAAGCGTTGGAATCGCCAGTCTTATCTCACAACTATCGCTCGATGGTGGACTGCTTACCATTATTGTATTTGTGGTTCTGGCCCGCATCATTTCTGAATCAACAAACTCAACTGCCTCAGCCGCTGTCGTACTGCCTATTGTCCTTGGATTTACCACCAAGCTTGGTTTGAATCCTATTCCCTACTGGTTTATTACCGTGATGGCCTTCAACGCAGAATTTATGCTGCCCATCAGCGTTCGGGCAATCCCTGTAGCCTATGGTCTGGATGCCCGGGCTATGTTCAAAGGAGGAAGCCTGATGGCTCTCATCCATATCATATTCGTGGTGATTGTCGGTTATACATGCTTGAAATTTTGGCCTACGTTCAGCCAACTCTCAGATTTTATGAAATAA